From the genome of Perca fluviatilis chromosome 1, GENO_Pfluv_1.0, whole genome shotgun sequence, one region includes:
- the LOC120559886 gene encoding aminoacyl tRNA synthase complex-interacting multifunctional protein 1-like — protein sequence MGRSEELSDFQRGTVVGCHLCKKSNREISALLNLPRSTVSNVILKWKRGGITTALPRSGRPHKLKEEDRQVLEKVALENSSPSVEALTAEFQTASGANVSPRTVRRELHEMGFRGRVSTYNKPKGGEKAEKKRAAPSQDEAKVDVSRLDLRVGRIITTLQPPETDGLYVEQVDVGEASPRTVVSELAKHIPSDRIENRMAVLLCNLKPAKTRGVVSQAMFMCANSPDKVEILEPPSGAAPGDRVTFQGFPGEPDKVLDPKKKVWEQIQPDLRTDGQCIATYKGAAFEVAGKGVCKAQTMSDSEIK from the exons ATGGGTCGCAGTGAGGAGCTCAGTGACTTCCAGCGGGGGACCGTCGTTGGGTGTCACTTATGCAAGAAGTCGAACCGTGAGATTTCCGCTCTGTTAAACCTGCCGCGGTCCACCGTCAGTAATGTCATTTTAAAGTGGAAACGTGGAGGGATAACGACGGCTCTGCCGCGGAGCGGCCGACCGCACAAGCTCAAAGAGGAGGACCGTCAAGTGCTGGAGAAAGTCGCGCTGGAAAACTCTTCGCCCTCGGTGGAAGCTCTTACTGCAGAGTTTCAGACCGCCTCCGGGGCCAACGTGAGCCCCAGGACTGTCCGCCGGGAGCTGCATGAGATGGGCTTCCGTGGCCGAGTGTCCACGTACAACAAGCCTAAAG GAGGGGAGAAAGCAGAGAAGAAGCGGGCAGCTCCAAGCCAAGATGAAGCAAAGGTGGACGTGTCTCGTCTGGACCTGCGTGTTGGACGTATAATCACAACTCTGCAGCCTCCAGAGACCGACGGTCTGTATGTGGAGCAGGTTGATGTTGGAGAGGCTTCTCCCAGGACGGTGGTCAGCGAGCTAGCTAAACACATACCTTCGGACCGG ATAGAGAACCGCATGGCAGTCCTGTTGTGTAACCTGAAGCCAGCCAAGACGAGAGGAGTGGTGTCCCAGGCTATGTTTATGTGTGCTAACTCACCAGATAAGGTTGAAATCCTTGAACCACCAAGTGGAGCAGCACCAGGGGACAGAGTTACTTTCCAGGGCTTTCCAG GTGAACCGGACAAAGTGCTGGACCCCAAAAAGAAGGTGTGGGAGCAGATTCAGCCGGACCTACGCACAGACGGCCAGTGTATTGCAACCTACAAGGGAGCTGCCTTTGAAGTTGCCGGCAAGGGAGTGTGCAAAGCCCAAACCATGAGCGACAGTGAAATCAAATAA
- the rnf150a gene encoding RING finger protein 150a produces MAPSLIRACRSLALSTWLLSFCFVHLLCLDFTVAEKEEWYTAFVNITYLDPITSEVKTEKTECGRYGEQSPKKEAKGLVLVPSVLQDRQACDPNVRFPPVSYNTAWVALVAAGNCTYREKIRNVANYNASAVVIYNVFSSSANDTITMPHPGTGEVVAIMIPEPKGREILALLEQNILVTLYITIGTRNLQKYVSRTSVVFVSISFIVLMIISLAWLVFYYIQRFRYANARDRNQRRLGDAAKKAISKLQLRTIRKGDKETESDFDNCAVCIEGYKPNDVVRILPCRHVFHKHCVDPWLQDHRTCPMCKMNILKALGIPLNADCSDDAPPDYETSVGGAPTNPISGASEITFNESSVVLDPAGRSIDLQQLQPDEEPELLATERHIIASSEHQPPFSSGSETSIIMGMEVGMSEVDLSMEQECNWAKS; encoded by the exons ATGGCACCGTCCCTCATCCGAGCTTGCCGCAGTCTGGCTCTCTCGACGTGGCTGCTGTCGTTTTGTTTCGTGCACTTGCTGTGCCTGGACTTCACGGTCgcagagaaagaggaatggTACACCGCTTTTGTCAACATCACCTATCTGGACCCCATTACTTCGGAGGTCAAGACAGAGAAAACCGAATGCGGTCGGTATGGCGAGCAGTCGCCCAAGAAAGAAGCCAAAGGTCTGGTCCTGGTGCCGTCCGTCCTGCAGGACAGACAAGCGTGCGACCCAAACGTCAGGTTCCCCCCTGTCTCTTACAACACCGCCTGGGTGGCGCTGGTGGCTGCGGGGAACTGTACATACCGAGAGAAGATCCGTAACGTTGCAAACTATAACGCCTCTgcggttgtcatatacaatgtGTTCTCCAGCAGTGCCAACGACACCATAACAATGCCCCATCCAG gtaCAGGCGAAGTTGTGGCCATCATGATCCCAGAGCCTAAAGGTCGTGAGATTTTGGCTTTGCTGGAGCAGAACATCCTGGTCACGTTGTACATCACCATAGGAACCCGCAACCTGCAGAAGTACGTGAGCAGAACATCGGTAGTGTTTGTCTCCATCTCCTTCATCGTCCTCATGATAATCTCCCTCGCCTGGCTCGTCTTCTACTACATCCAGAGGTTCCGTTACGCTAATGCACGAGACCGCAACCAG AGGCGTTTGGGAGATGCTGCCAAAAAAGCCATCAGTAAGCTACAATTACGCACCATTAGGAAAGGAGACAAG gaGACTGAGTCAGACTTTGACAACTGTGCAGTTTGCATCGAAGGTTATAAGCCTAATGATGTTGTGAGGATACTACCATGCAG GCATGTCTTTCATAAGCACTGTGTAGACCCGTGGTTACAGGACCACCGGACGTGTCCCATgtgtaaaatgaacatcctcaaAGCCTTGGGAATCCCA CTCAACGCAGACTGTTCAGATGACGCTCCTCCAGACTATGAGACATCTGTCGGGGGTGCGCCCACCAACCCCATCAGCGGAGCGAGTGAAATCACCTTTAACGAGAGCTCGGTGGTTCTGGATCCAGCCGGAAGATCGATAGACCTACAGCAGCTCCAACCTGATGAAGAGCCAGAACTTCTGGCAACGGAGAGACACATTATCGCCAGCA GTGAGCACCAGCCTCCGTTCAGCAGTGGTTCAGAGACTTCTATCATCATGGGCATGGAGGTAGGCATGTCTGAAGTAGACCTGTCCATGGAGCAGGAATGTAATTGGGCCAAATCCTGA